Genomic DNA from Hordeum vulgare subsp. vulgare chromosome 2H, MorexV3_pseudomolecules_assembly, whole genome shotgun sequence:
AAAGGCCTGAATTGATATCCTGGATTCATCCTTTTCAGAATTAAAgaagaaacataaaaaaacaaGGGAATGAAAGCATACACTTTTAACACTCTGAGTATGTTACAGATTAATACTTAATAACTAAAGCCTTAAATATTTAAGAATCTAAAATATAAGGCAAGGAAATGAAATCATACTCTTTCAACACCCTGAGTATGTTATCTCGAGTTTGGCACAGCAGAGAGATGTTATCCTGTATCTGGAGATGAAAGAattcaagtaaataaaagtagtcTTCATTTGCAATTGTGCATAAATCATCACCAAAAAAATAGTCTTGAAGTTTTGAAATGATACCTGCATGGTGCCAAGGTTTGTTGAAATTTGACTTAAAACCTGGGCATTAGTTTCAAGGAGTTCTCCTGTTGGACCTCCAATTGCTACAGAGAAATAAAAGTGAGGAAATGAGAACCTTGGAGTCTAGCTCATCAATGACAATAGTCATGATATTTAAAAACTGGAGATAAATCAGTCTTGAAAGTAAAAATGCATAAAGtagaaaaatatatttaaaaggaTAAAGCGAGCAATAAGCCTGCATGACTATTCTCAAAATAGTTTTTGACTTGCATTTCGAAATGCACACAGATGCCAAGACCCGTGCGACTAGACTACATGTCTCACCTGGTTCACATGCAAAAAAGTTGTTTTTGTGAGTATCCTTAACCATGTTATTCCCCTACCACCCACTATCAAGAAGAAATAAACAAAGCAAGCTGTAGTGGAACTGAATCTAGAAACATAACTCCAGGCATCCAGGCCATAGAAGAGTCATTTTGAGAGCGATAAACGCACAATTCTCACCCACATGTGAAGGATCGCATTTTTATTTAATGGACGGATCTGTATCTAAGATATGAGAAACATGTGACCAAGATTATAACAATTGATCAAATCCTCCGGCACGGGATATCAGATACCAAAGGATAAGGAACTGCATTTCTATTGAACTGAGTTGGTTCCAAAACTGAATCAAAGTGGTGTTTGTAGAGTATAACCAAGATGTGTGTGTATCATAATGATTTTCTTATGAATATAAACATGTCAGTTGATGGCTAATATGATGTTGGAATCAACGATATGAAAACATTTCTTGCATATCAGCAGAACCAGTCCTACATATGAGCAGGTTATTGCTTTCACTTCATGCAACACATAGAGTCCTACATTGCAGCAAATAAAAACTAGGGACCAAACTTAGAGAATCAACTGAATTAATTCAGCGAACATCAATATGAGTTACCTTTGGATGAAATTTCGTCATCATCAATGGGAAGTGCTGGAAGGGAGTATGGCGGAACACTCGGCCTTCCAGCTATATGAACAGGTGGTTTCGATGAAGAATCTGCAACCTTCTCCTGCAGCAGTGAGGAGCTGTCAGTTACAAGTTTATTCAAATTTAAATGGGGTGCATTAGCTACACAATCATGCATACAGCTGCCATGTGTGCGCTTGGGTAAGGGCCCTGCAGCCTGGTTGAGGTGAACGGGGCACCAGCACAAGGGCAGTGAAGAATGAGGACTAGGAAGCTTTGTTTATTGCCTGCTTTGTGACAGGATAACTGTGTCGTACTTATATAGCTCGCCACATAACAAGATCTAATGTATACCATAGATACGATCCCATCTATGCAAATATACAACTGCACTTAACTGACCAGCATATCTTATGTCTAAGTTCCTAACATGAAAGTATGGGTCTTTTTTTAACTGAAAACTGTAGGGGAGGCCCCAACAGTAAATTAGATTAAGAAAAGAAAGTATGAATCTAATTCATCCACTTGTGAAACTATGGTGCCAGCAATGCAAGTCCCACATCCCTCGGCAGGACCTAGGAATGGCTACTGCTCTGATACAGTCCCCCTGACGGACTTAGGCAGGCAGCCACACCGCCATGAAATAATGGAGCAGAAAGATTAGTACTACCCCCTAAGTCACCCTCGAATTCTGAGCCTAACTTTGACGATAAATTTGACTAACAAAATATGAGTTATATGCTATAAAAGTTAGGCTTGAATTCATAGTCAAAATTAGGTTCAAtttcgagggggggggggcttataTACATGGACGAGGGAGTGCAAAACAATATTTAGAACTTATTTCGATGAGCCACTACCCTTGAAGGAAGTCAAAAAAACATATTATTGGATGTTTGGGCTGAAAATCAATGAAGCAACATTTACAAAATAAAACAAGTTCCAGAAAATATGATGTATCTTCAAGCATGAGTTTGTGGTCTAAGACCATCGCAAGTGTTGCAGGAAAGCGATTTGAAGCAAGTATTGAGTTGGTTTGATACAATGGAGCAGGCAATTTGAAGCGGGAAAAGCTTGAGGTTGAACCAACTTGTTGGTTAGATTCTAAGACAATCAATAATGAAAAATAGTAGCAGTGAGAACTGTGCGTCGACCAGTTGGCTTACTAGAGCAGGCTGAAATGCTCACAGCCCGCCGACCCATGCTCAAGGCTCAGCCTCCCATGGGTTGGTGTTCACCTTCTTAAAAAATGCACCAATGGCTAGTCCTGGTTGGCCGAGTTTCTTTACAAAAATAATACCAGTACTCCCTGTCACCTGTCAGCGCTCCTGCTCTCCCCTATGCTGCTATTCTCTTGCCTTTCCCATCAACACTGCTGCCGCAGCTATTCTCTCGTCATTGTTGGTGACAGCGGAAGATatagggccatttttggtaacagCGGAAGATATAGGATTTACAAATAAAAACATTGTGAACCTTAATTGAAGGGGGGCTACCACCGGGATTTCATTTTTGGGCTAGCAGAGTGATTTGCCCTCGCTTGTGGCGGATTTGGATGGTGTCCCGTTAAGTTTGGATGAGAGTGAAGGAACCAGAGGGGAAAGAAAACATGCCTTGATTCCATTTTATGACCCTTTGTTTTTACTTCTAAAGGTAACTCCCAAACATTGATGCTATAATACACTGGATGGAAAAATCTCAATGATTCCAATTGTTAACTTTTCTACTTCGAATGGACGTAACATTGAAGATGGTCTAACAAACTGGATACTAAGAATTTCATGcaagttcagaaaaatgttctGCATCATACTCTGTAAATACATGAAAGGATCGTACATCCTTGTATTTATAAAATGTATAGTTTAAAGTAACCACATGAAGTTCACATATGCATCTGCACTGCATAGTCATTGATGGGGGTTTTAGGCTTTTAGCATACAAATTCAAGCGGATCATAGAATATCCAAGAAATACCAGTAGATATAATATGCTTGAGTTTTAGAACagatgacttgatttcttcctttGGGAAACAAACACTACAAAACGTTAGTCGATTTGGAGGAACCATTCAATGACTTGCCAAACTATGTGCAGCCGGATGCTGGCATTTCCCAATTGTTACAGTAGTAAAAAAAACAGCTGCATTATAACAGTCATAGAAATGGAAGTATAAAGGGGAAATTGGCAAACCTTTTTGTCCTTGCTTTTCTTTGACGAGCTGTGgtcctctttctttcttttaccACTCTCTTTTTTCTACAGATTGAATGCATAGCATCAAATCTGGGTACCATGATAATAGAAATGCAAATGGCGCAGTCCAAGTCTATATTACTCACATTCATCCATCTACACCGCAAAGCCACATCTCGAACTGTTTTCTCTGGTAACTTCATGGCTATTTTTGCATACCGAATAACAGGCGCATCAGATGCATACCTGA
This window encodes:
- the LOC123427117 gene encoding homeobox protein Hox-B3-like isoform X1 → MGANGHPPPASAAAQNGSHSSGGGGGGGGGGGGGGGANPSPGGTAAALRHDPGLSREWTPEEQAILDELLVKYASDAPVIRYAKIAMKLPEKTVRDVALRCRWMNKKESGKRKKEDHSSSKKSKDKKEKVADSSSKPPVHIAGRPSVPPYSLPALPIDDDEISSKAIGGPTGELLETNAQVLSQISTNLGTMQIQDNISLLCQTRDNILRVLKEMNDAPEIMKQMPPLPVKINEELVNSILPRPTVPMQ
- the LOC123427117 gene encoding uncharacterized protein LOC123427117 isoform X2, with the translated sequence MGANWYPPPASAAAQNWSHSSGGGSGGGGGGDWGGGANPSPGGTAAALRHDPGLSLEWTPEEQAILDVLLFKYASDAPVIRYAKIAMKLPEKTVRDVALRCRWMNKKESGKRKKEDHSSSKKSKDKKEKVADSSSKPPVHIAGRPSVPPYSLPALPIDDDEISSKAIGGPTGELLETNAQVLSQISTNLGTMQIQDNISLLCQTRDNILRVLKEMNDAPEIMKQMPPLPVKINEELVNSILPRPTVPMQ